The following are encoded in a window of Sutcliffiella horikoshii genomic DNA:
- a CDS encoding DUF2812 domain-containing protein produces MKIKKKILWLDLWQIGEQEAWLSDMATKGWELTKMTRLTAHFKKAVPQTITFKTDIFKEPISQNPEQLEQYEQAGWNYVASRGHLHFFRNNPESSEREKHTDPIQQAESLRLLRSSLKTRAYFISLLTLIGIALAVFMLTLDPVRNYLDDEFLFPLVQILIFFGINLLILKGLIHLNKLINILHSNKGIQPASDFRKKYWQKKIIGLSLITFFVVVFLYEVSKLGNTTAANSYPPLPEGEVPVVQMKDFTDSNNQEPYVYEKDSNRDNFYSVSSSILVPEQNELNQLVEVEGEQWEDGSGPYRPSLTSRQYVVRNDFLAERLFQHLIDREEELHRGDATLTNTTAFDELYVLENSILSRRGHIIYYVTYFGNESIEKIIHAMEQKITE; encoded by the coding sequence TTGAAAATAAAGAAAAAGATATTATGGTTGGACCTATGGCAGATAGGCGAACAAGAAGCATGGCTCTCTGATATGGCAACAAAAGGCTGGGAACTTACAAAAATGACAAGGCTGACAGCACACTTTAAGAAAGCCGTACCTCAGACAATTACCTTCAAAACAGACATTTTTAAAGAACCTATCAGTCAAAATCCTGAACAACTGGAACAATATGAACAAGCAGGATGGAATTATGTTGCTTCAAGAGGCCACCTGCATTTTTTCCGAAACAATCCTGAAAGTTCCGAAAGAGAAAAACATACAGATCCAATCCAACAAGCAGAGTCTTTGAGACTATTAAGAAGCAGTTTAAAGACAAGAGCATATTTCATTTCTTTACTCACATTGATAGGCATAGCTTTAGCTGTATTCATGCTTACATTAGATCCTGTAAGAAATTATCTAGATGATGAATTTTTGTTTCCACTTGTGCAAATCCTCATTTTCTTTGGTATAAATTTGTTGATTTTAAAGGGACTAATCCACTTAAATAAGTTAATAAACATACTCCATTCCAACAAAGGAATTCAACCAGCGTCTGACTTTCGAAAAAAATATTGGCAAAAGAAGATAATAGGATTAAGCCTAATTACGTTTTTTGTAGTTGTTTTCCTATATGAGGTTAGTAAATTGGGCAATACAACTGCGGCAAATAGTTATCCACCTCTTCCAGAAGGGGAAGTACCTGTCGTCCAGATGAAAGATTTTACTGATAGTAACAATCAAGAGCCCTATGTTTATGAAAAAGATAGTAATCGTGACAATTTCTACTCTGTAAGTTCCAGCATCCTTGTACCAGAGCAAAACGAACTCAATCAACTTGTCGAAGTAGAAGGGGAGCAATGGGAAGATGGAAGTGGACCTTACCGGCCTTCCTTGACCTCGCGTCAATATGTTGTGAGGAACGATTTTTTAGCCGAAAGACTATTCCAACATTTAATTGACAGGGAAGAAGAGCTTCATAGAGGTGATGCTACCCTTACTAATACAACTGCATTTGATGAACTGTACGTATTAGAGAATTCAATCCT
- a CDS encoding alpha/beta hydrolase: protein MKHIFKKGTNNRVLLLLHGTGGTEQDLLPLADMIDPQASVLSVRGNVSENGMPRFFRRLSEGVFDEEDLIFRTKELHEFLDEAAEKYEFDRTNVIAVGYSNGANIAGSLLFHYKNTLKAAVLYHPMVPRRGLELPDLSKTPVFIGAGKNDPICPAAETEELSKLLEEAGSTVEVHWEYQGHQLTHSEIQASRKWYDSF from the coding sequence ATGAAACATATATTTAAAAAAGGGACCAATAACCGAGTGTTACTTTTGTTGCATGGAACAGGAGGAACGGAGCAGGACCTTCTTCCCCTAGCGGATATGATTGATCCTCAAGCATCTGTACTAAGTGTAAGAGGTAATGTATCCGAAAATGGCATGCCGCGTTTCTTTAGGCGTTTGTCAGAAGGGGTGTTTGACGAAGAAGATTTGATCTTTCGTACAAAAGAACTTCATGAATTTTTAGATGAAGCAGCGGAAAAGTATGAATTTGATCGAACTAATGTCATAGCTGTTGGCTATTCCAATGGTGCCAATATTGCCGGCAGCCTGCTTTTCCATTACAAAAACACGCTAAAGGCTGCTGTGTTATATCATCCAATGGTTCCAAGAAGAGGACTTGAACTTCCAGACTTAAGCAAAACTCCTGTATTTATCGGGGCTGGAAAAAATGATCCGATCTGTCCTGCAGCAGAAACGGAAGAACTAAGCAAGTTGCTAGAAGAAGCGGGATCAACTGTCGAGGTTCACTGGGAATATCAAGGACATCAATTAACACACTCAGAAATCCAAGCATCCAGAAAGTGGTATGATTCCTTCTGA
- a CDS encoding YojF family protein, with protein MKIIDQKHVQAELDKQINVEVFVHLETTNGAYAGHHNTGQAVGAFIRNVPLNYERAKIVGNGPYRIGLKLQHGWVYAEGVTHYEVDDKDRLLLAGLNPEGKLAVALQISREPF; from the coding sequence ATGAAGATTATTGACCAAAAACATGTGCAAGCCGAATTAGACAAACAGATAAATGTGGAAGTATTCGTTCATTTGGAAACGACTAACGGGGCCTATGCCGGCCACCACAATACTGGTCAAGCAGTGGGTGCATTCATACGCAATGTCCCATTGAACTATGAGCGTGCTAAAATAGTTGGAAACGGACCTTATAGAATTGGACTGAAGCTTCAACACGGCTGGGTCTATGCAGAAGGTGTTACACATTATGAAGTGGATGATAAAGATCGACTGCTATTGGCTGGCTTAAATCCTGAAGGGAAACTGGCTGTGGCATTGCAAATCAGCCGGGAGCCATTTTAA
- the bshB2 gene encoding bacillithiol biosynthesis deacetylase BshB2 — MEAERHVLVVFPHPDDEAFSSSGTIKQFTQSGVPVTYLCGTLGQMGRNLGNPLFANRETLPEVRRKELLDACKVMGIEDLRMLGLHDKTLEFEDEEYLADIVHKALVELNPSLVLTFYPEHGVHPDHDAMSNAVAIAVRRLPEQDRPTVYGKAILKNSVELIGEPDVMIDIRSVAEEKLKAIKAHKSQTSGWVELMEKQLKENAPEIEDWLYRETFWTYKV, encoded by the coding sequence ATGGAAGCAGAAAGACACGTACTGGTAGTATTTCCACATCCAGATGATGAGGCATTTAGCTCATCTGGCACCATCAAACAGTTTACCCAAAGCGGAGTTCCAGTTACCTATTTGTGCGGAACACTTGGGCAAATGGGACGAAATCTTGGCAATCCCTTATTTGCAAACCGTGAGACACTTCCCGAAGTGCGCAGAAAAGAATTATTGGATGCGTGCAAAGTCATGGGAATTGAGGACTTGCGTATGCTTGGCCTTCATGATAAAACGTTGGAGTTTGAGGATGAAGAATACCTTGCTGACATAGTTCATAAAGCGCTAGTTGAGTTGAACCCAAGCTTGGTCCTTACTTTCTACCCAGAACACGGCGTTCACCCTGACCATGATGCTATGAGTAATGCGGTTGCCATAGCAGTCAGAAGACTTCCTGAACAGGACAGACCAACTGTTTATGGAAAAGCTATTTTAAAAAACAGCGTAGAACTGATAGGCGAACCAGATGTGATGATTGATATCCGATCCGTTGCAGAAGAAAAGCTGAAAGCCATCAAAGCACACAAATCCCAAACAAGCGGATGGGTGGAGCTGATGGAGAAACAGTTAAAAGAAAACGCACCAGAAATAGAGGATTGGTTATACCGAGAAACATTCTGGACGTATAAAGTATAA